CGGCCAGCTCTGTTTCAAACTCGGCCTGGACCGCCTGCCGGAGCTGGAAGGCGGTTTCCGCCTGAATGCCTTCTGGGGCCAGGTGTTCAACGCCCCGCTGCTGTGGTGTGGCATCGGCGCCTACGTGGTCGAGTTCTTCGTCTGGCTCGAAGCCCTGTCGCGCGCGCCGCTGAGCCTGCTGTTCCCGGCGGCGGCCCTGGGCTATTGCGGCGTGGTGCTGGCCGGCAAGGTGATCCTCGGCGAACACGTCAGCCGGCGGCGCTGGATGGGCACCCTGGTGATCACCCTCGGCGTGATGCTGGTGTACGTCGCCAGCACCTGACCTCTCTCGACGATTCACAAGGATATTTGGCATGACTGCACAGACTCATGACTGGCTTCACGGGCGCTTCGGCACGCTGGTGCTCTGGGCCTTGCTGATCGGCTTCG
This portion of the Pseudomonas sp. MRSN 12121 genome encodes:
- a CDS encoding transporter, with product MTLTVVLLVAFSILLDVVGQLCFKLGLDRLPELEGGFRLNAFWGQVFNAPLLWCGIGAYVVEFFVWLEALSRAPLSLLFPAAALGYCGVVLAGKVILGEHVSRRRWMGTLVITLGVMLVYVAST